In the genome of Vibrio sp. NTOU-M3, one region contains:
- a CDS encoding ROK family protein — MYMAQPGHIDHIKQVNAGRVYKLIDQKGPISRIDLSKESELAPASITKITRELIEAHLIHETTVQEATSRGRPAVGLQVNNEGWQFLSMRLGRGYLTIALHELGGDVLIDTKIDIHEIDQEDVLQRLLHEIEEFFQTYSDQLDRVTSIAITLPGLVNSEQGIVLQMPHYNVENLALGPEIFKATGLPVFIANDTRAWALAEKLFGHSQNNENSVLISIHHGLGAGIVLDGRVLQGRHGNIGELGHIQIDPKGKKCHCGNYGCLETVASSQAIRNEVSERIAGGEASILADIEEVSVEDICEAAANGDALAVDVIEKLGRYLGSAIAIVVNLFNPEKVLIGGVINQAKDVLYPEIRKCIEEQSLPVYYQDLELVESRFYKQATMPGAALIKQALFDGLLLMKVIEG, encoded by the coding sequence ATGTACATGGCTCAACCTGGCCATATTGATCATATCAAGCAGGTCAATGCTGGCCGTGTATATAAACTCATTGATCAAAAAGGTCCAATTTCCCGTATCGACTTGTCGAAGGAAAGTGAACTTGCCCCCGCTAGTATTACTAAGATCACGCGTGAATTAATTGAAGCTCATCTTATCCATGAGACGACTGTTCAGGAAGCAACCAGTCGTGGTCGTCCTGCTGTTGGCCTACAAGTAAATAATGAAGGTTGGCAATTTCTTTCCATGCGCCTTGGGCGTGGTTACTTAACCATTGCACTCCATGAATTGGGTGGCGATGTACTGATCGACACCAAAATTGATATTCATGAAATTGATCAAGAAGATGTACTTCAACGTCTTCTACATGAAATCGAAGAATTTTTCCAAACGTATTCTGATCAGCTTGATCGGGTAACAAGTATCGCTATTACATTGCCTGGCCTAGTCAATTCTGAGCAAGGTATTGTGCTCCAGATGCCTCATTACAATGTGGAAAACTTAGCTTTAGGGCCTGAAATCTTTAAAGCAACCGGTTTGCCGGTTTTTATTGCTAATGATACTCGAGCATGGGCACTGGCTGAAAAGCTGTTTGGTCACTCTCAAAACAACGAAAACTCTGTTTTGATCTCTATCCATCATGGGCTTGGCGCCGGGATTGTACTTGATGGGCGTGTGTTACAGGGGCGCCATGGCAATATCGGTGAGTTAGGCCATATCCAAATCGACCCGAAAGGTAAAAAGTGCCATTGTGGTAATTATGGTTGTCTTGAAACAGTGGCCAGCTCGCAAGCCATTCGTAACGAAGTGAGCGAACGAATTGCTGGTGGTGAAGCCTCTATCTTAGCTGATATTGAAGAAGTGTCTGTTGAAGACATTTGTGAAGCCGCCGCTAACGGTGATGCGCTTGCTGTGGATGTTATTGAAAAGCTAGGACGCTACCTTGGCTCTGCTATTGCGATTGTAGTGAACTTGTTTAACCCAGAAAAAGTGTTGATTGGTGGCGTTATCAATCAAGCGAAAGATGTTTTATATCCTGAGATCAGAAAGTGCATCGAAGAGCAAAGCCTACCTGTTTACTATCAGGATTTGGAGTTGGTCGAGTCCCGCTTCTATAAACAAGCAACAATGCCGGGGGCTGCATTGATCAAACAAGCTTTATTTGATGGCTTGTTGCTAATGAAAGTGATTGAAGGTTAA
- a CDS encoding chemotaxis protein CheV, with protein sequence MSGVLNTVDQRTNLVGENRLELLLFSLNSRQIFAINVFKVREVIKVPPLTKMPGSHHHITGVASLRGVSVPVIDLRSAIGFPASRLEETEENLIITEYNRTVQGFLVGQVRNIVNTAWTEIQPPPKTAGRANYLTAITQLKEGDEKKIVEIIDVEKVLAQIIDYDVSISEGVLDHDLVSQMAGRNVLIVDDSSTARAQVKGTLSQLGLNIIECRDGLEALNLLKTWCDEGKKVTEELLLMITDAEMPEMDGYKLTYEIRNDPRMKDMHITLNTSLSGSFNDAMVKKVGCDRFISKFQPDLLVQVAQDRLREVLNR encoded by the coding sequence ATGTCCGGAGTATTAAATACAGTAGACCAGCGTACCAATCTGGTGGGTGAGAATCGCCTAGAGCTATTACTGTTTAGCCTGAACAGTCGTCAGATCTTCGCCATTAATGTGTTTAAGGTGAGAGAGGTGATAAAAGTTCCCCCGCTTACTAAAATGCCAGGCTCTCATCATCATATTACGGGAGTAGCATCACTTCGTGGCGTTTCAGTGCCTGTCATTGATCTACGTAGTGCCATTGGTTTTCCAGCCTCACGTCTAGAAGAAACGGAAGAAAACCTGATCATCACAGAATATAACCGAACGGTTCAAGGCTTTTTGGTTGGGCAGGTCCGTAATATCGTCAATACCGCATGGACTGAAATTCAGCCGCCACCAAAGACGGCCGGTCGTGCAAACTATCTCACGGCGATCACTCAACTTAAAGAAGGTGACGAGAAGAAAATCGTTGAAATCATTGATGTTGAGAAAGTGCTTGCTCAGATCATCGATTACGATGTGTCGATTTCTGAAGGTGTGCTTGACCATGATTTAGTCTCTCAGATGGCTGGACGCAATGTACTCATTGTGGATGATTCATCGACTGCGAGAGCGCAAGTTAAAGGGACGTTATCTCAGCTTGGCCTTAACATTATCGAATGCCGAGATGGGTTAGAAGCATTGAATTTACTTAAAACTTGGTGTGATGAAGGCAAGAAAGTCACAGAAGAACTGCTGTTAATGATCACCGATGCAGAGATGCCAGAAATGGATGGTTATAAATTAACCTATGAAATCCGTAATGATCCGCGAATGAAAGACATGCACATTACGCTCAATACTTCTCTTAGCGGAAGTTTTAACGATGCGATGGTGAAGAAGGTGGGATGTGACCGGTTTATTTCTAAATTTCAGCCTGATTTGTTGGTGCAAGTGGCGCAAGATCGCTTGCGTGAGGTGTTAAATCGTTAA
- a CDS encoding error-prone DNA polymerase, translated as MNYAELFCQTNFSFLTGASHAEELILQADFLRYHSLAITDECSVAGVVRAYSAIKQHQLGIKLIVGSMFWLNQECQVVLLCPNRQAYAELCRIITNARRRSEKGQYQLSEWDLMSIRHCFIIWLPSHKEDDLKWGQWLGQHHHSRLWLGVQRHLKDSDQTCLHHCQTLASELHLPITACGGVLMHTANRLPLQHVLTAIQQGSSVEKVGTHLVSNAEHALRSKEKLHRLFKPQWLEESVRIATRCEFDLGSLRYEYPSELIPDGETPISHLINLVNQGKRQRFPKGVPESIQHTIDKELALIEELNYPFYFLTIHDIVMFAKRNGILYQGRGSAANSVVCYCLEITSVDPRQISVLFERFISKERDEPPDIDVDFEHERREEVIQYIYQKYGRERAALAATVISYRFKSAIRDVGKALGIEETQLDYFIKNVNRRDRSQGWQAQIVELGLQPDSLKGEQFIQLVNEIMGFPRHLSQHVGGFVISSGPLYELVPVENASMQDRTVIQWDKDDLESLGLLKVDVLALGMLTAIRKCFGLIKQYHHRELSIAAITAQQDDPNVYAMIQKADTIGVFQIESRAQMSMLPRLKPNSYYDLVIQIAIVRPGPIQGDMVHPFLKRRNGEEPVTYPSEDVRDVLSRTMGVPIFQEQVIKLAMVAAGFSGGEADQLRRAMAAWKKSGSVFKFKNKLIDGMKERGYEQQFAERIFDQICGFGEYGFPESHSASFAVLAYCSAWLKYYYPEAFYTSLLNSLPMGFYSASQLVQDAKRHGLNILPCCVNQSGFHHQVVRMGDQLAIRLGLRQIKGFSEHSFHQLWKAKPSQGYQHPSQLKHIGLSQRDIELLASANAMQAFANNRYQTRWAMMDSVSDLPLFQGIEEDNTTHLYQPNSVQTLVEDYAATGLSLNAHPITLLEQARRLPKFTRMKELLAKPHKSLVTVAGVVTGKQSPGTAAGVTFFTLEDDSGNINVVVWGATARAQKQAYLTAKILVVKGILEREGEVTHVIAGKLMDVTDHLTGLKTKSRDFH; from the coding sequence GTGAATTATGCCGAGCTGTTTTGCCAAACTAATTTCTCATTTCTTACCGGTGCTTCCCATGCAGAGGAGCTGATCCTACAAGCGGATTTTCTGCGTTATCACTCATTGGCGATCACCGATGAATGCTCTGTCGCAGGGGTTGTCCGTGCTTACAGCGCCATTAAACAACATCAATTAGGGATTAAGCTGATTGTCGGCAGCATGTTTTGGCTCAATCAAGAATGCCAAGTGGTTCTCCTCTGCCCTAACAGACAAGCTTATGCAGAGCTGTGTCGGATCATCACCAATGCAAGACGACGCTCTGAAAAAGGGCAATACCAGCTATCTGAATGGGATCTCATGTCCATCAGGCACTGCTTCATAATCTGGCTTCCCAGTCATAAAGAAGACGACCTCAAGTGGGGCCAATGGCTCGGTCAACATCATCACTCCCGGCTGTGGCTTGGTGTACAGCGTCACCTCAAAGATAGCGACCAAACCTGCCTTCATCATTGCCAAACGTTGGCCAGCGAATTGCACCTTCCTATTACGGCTTGTGGTGGTGTATTAATGCATACAGCCAATCGGTTACCCTTACAACATGTCTTAACCGCTATTCAGCAAGGCAGTAGCGTCGAGAAAGTGGGAACTCATTTAGTCTCTAATGCAGAGCATGCACTACGCAGTAAAGAAAAACTCCACCGCCTGTTCAAACCACAATGGCTAGAAGAGAGCGTACGTATTGCCACCCGTTGTGAGTTTGACCTAGGCTCACTACGTTATGAATACCCTAGTGAACTGATCCCTGATGGGGAAACGCCAATCAGTCACCTAATCAATCTGGTTAATCAAGGGAAAAGGCAACGTTTTCCCAAAGGCGTACCAGAATCGATCCAGCACACTATTGATAAAGAATTGGCTCTGATAGAAGAGCTCAACTATCCATTTTATTTTCTCACCATTCACGACATTGTGATGTTCGCTAAGCGTAATGGCATTTTGTATCAAGGCCGGGGGTCTGCAGCTAATTCTGTCGTATGCTATTGCCTCGAGATAACTTCAGTCGACCCAAGGCAGATTTCTGTACTGTTCGAACGATTTATCAGTAAAGAGCGAGATGAGCCACCCGATATCGATGTCGACTTCGAACACGAGCGACGTGAAGAAGTCATTCAATACATTTATCAGAAATATGGCCGTGAGCGTGCCGCGCTCGCGGCGACTGTGATTTCTTACCGTTTTAAAAGTGCGATTCGTGATGTGGGGAAAGCGCTGGGAATCGAAGAAACACAACTGGACTACTTTATAAAAAATGTTAATCGACGCGATCGATCCCAAGGTTGGCAAGCACAAATTGTTGAACTTGGCTTACAGCCAGATTCACTAAAAGGTGAACAATTTATCCAATTAGTGAATGAGATTATGGGGTTCCCACGCCACCTTTCACAGCATGTGGGTGGCTTTGTGATTTCATCAGGCCCACTATACGAACTGGTGCCTGTCGAGAATGCATCGATGCAAGATCGTACCGTCATTCAATGGGATAAAGATGACTTGGAAAGCCTTGGCCTACTCAAAGTAGACGTGTTGGCTCTGGGTATGCTCACCGCTATACGTAAATGCTTTGGCCTTATCAAGCAATATCACCACAGAGAACTTTCCATTGCAGCGATCACCGCCCAGCAAGATGACCCAAATGTGTACGCAATGATCCAAAAAGCAGACACCATTGGCGTGTTTCAAATTGAATCACGTGCTCAAATGAGCATGCTGCCAAGGCTAAAGCCAAACAGCTATTATGATTTAGTCATCCAAATTGCCATCGTCCGTCCGGGGCCAATTCAAGGCGATATGGTCCATCCTTTTCTCAAAAGACGTAATGGCGAAGAGCCTGTGACCTACCCATCTGAAGACGTGCGAGACGTACTGTCACGAACGATGGGAGTGCCTATTTTTCAAGAACAAGTGATTAAATTGGCCATGGTAGCTGCTGGTTTTAGTGGCGGTGAAGCCGACCAACTTCGCCGAGCCATGGCAGCATGGAAGAAAAGCGGCAGTGTTTTTAAATTTAAAAACAAGCTGATTGATGGCATGAAAGAACGCGGTTATGAACAGCAATTTGCAGAACGTATTTTTGACCAAATCTGCGGTTTCGGAGAGTACGGCTTTCCAGAAAGCCACTCGGCCTCATTCGCGGTGCTGGCTTATTGCTCGGCGTGGCTAAAATATTATTACCCAGAAGCGTTTTATACTTCTCTCCTTAATAGTTTGCCCATGGGATTTTATAGCGCTTCTCAGTTGGTTCAGGATGCCAAGCGACACGGTCTTAACATTTTGCCTTGTTGTGTGAACCAATCAGGTTTCCACCATCAAGTAGTAAGAATGGGTGACCAACTAGCCATTCGGCTTGGCCTGAGACAAATTAAAGGATTCAGTGAGCACAGTTTTCATCAACTCTGGAAAGCCAAGCCTTCACAAGGTTACCAACACCCTTCTCAGCTTAAGCACATTGGCTTAAGCCAGCGCGACATTGAGTTATTGGCTTCAGCCAATGCCATGCAGGCTTTTGCTAATAACCGTTACCAAACACGGTGGGCGATGATGGATTCTGTGTCTGATCTTCCTCTTTTCCAAGGCATTGAGGAAGACAATACCACCCACTTGTACCAGCCTAATTCGGTACAGACATTGGTCGAAGATTACGCAGCAACAGGGCTATCTCTCAACGCCCACCCTATTACTTTACTTGAACAAGCAAGGCGATTGCCCAAATTTACCCGAATGAAAGAGCTATTGGCAAAACCACATAAATCTTTGGTCACTGTCGCGGGGGTTGTCACTGGTAAACAATCACCCGGCACAGCAGCCGGCGTCACTTTTTTTACCTTAGAAGATGACAGTGGCAACATTAATGTCGTCGTTTGGGGCGCGACAGCCCGAGCGCAAAAACAAGCGTATCTCACCGCAAAAATTTTAGTCGTAAAAGGAATTTTGGAGCGAGAGGGCGAAGTAACCCATGTTATCGCTGGCAAGTTGATGGATGTGACGGATCATTTAACGGGATTGAAGACAAAATCACGAGATTTCCACTAG
- a CDS encoding DNA polymerase Y family protein yields MQLWLYLYFPALQLDALFSDQTQSPLVIVDGRAHHVVQANPNALDQGIKIGMGLGSAAAMCHSLQVHPYDEKVEEQTLTDIAQWLYLVTSDIVLMPPQGILLKVTDMLSLYGGLMKYWDILSQHLNTLQLRYHFACGFSPYSAILLAKGQQDFLSEDKQQLLERIQPFPLAATELTIKQVETLSRVGIQTLADLLALPLQEVARRFDIDLVNYLGRLMGQFKHPVTYYHPPEHFQSYLALLFDIENIQWLEKPLTILLNKLEHFLNLRNQVAYELSLQLHQRDGQSNQITFTSACGDYQASRWMTLCQLTLERVQLEAPVQGLTLKIERSGELEANAQDLFCGHQGQQSELELIALLQAKLGKEQVRKIARTDDPRPEKATVLCAPTHAPSQIRRVTRLRPSLMLPEPESLTEKVTLIQGPERLVTGWWDGDSVIRDYFVARSQQGRWLWVFRDQDKHWFLHGQFS; encoded by the coding sequence ATGCAACTCTGGTTATATTTATATTTTCCGGCGTTACAGTTGGACGCCTTATTTTCTGACCAAACTCAATCCCCTTTAGTCATTGTGGATGGGCGAGCGCATCACGTGGTTCAAGCAAACCCAAACGCACTGGATCAAGGCATAAAAATAGGCATGGGCCTCGGCAGCGCTGCGGCAATGTGTCATTCCCTGCAAGTCCATCCTTATGATGAAAAAGTGGAAGAACAAACCTTAACGGATATCGCTCAATGGCTCTATCTGGTGACCTCTGACATCGTACTCATGCCACCACAGGGGATCTTGTTAAAAGTGACGGATATGCTGTCTCTTTATGGTGGCCTAATGAAATATTGGGATATCCTCTCCCAGCACCTGAATACCTTGCAGTTACGCTATCATTTTGCATGCGGCTTTTCCCCCTATTCTGCAATTTTGCTCGCAAAAGGACAGCAAGATTTTCTCTCTGAAGATAAGCAGCAGCTACTTGAACGCATACAGCCGTTCCCACTGGCTGCCACTGAGTTAACGATAAAACAAGTAGAGACACTATCCCGAGTAGGCATCCAAACACTTGCTGATTTACTGGCGCTACCGTTACAGGAAGTCGCGCGACGTTTTGACATTGATCTTGTCAATTACCTTGGTCGCTTAATGGGCCAATTTAAACACCCGGTGACGTACTATCATCCTCCTGAACATTTTCAAAGTTATCTAGCGCTGCTGTTCGATATCGAGAATATTCAGTGGCTAGAGAAGCCACTTACTATTTTATTGAATAAGCTGGAACATTTTCTAAACCTGCGTAATCAAGTCGCTTATGAGCTCTCTTTGCAGTTACATCAGAGAGATGGTCAATCAAACCAGATAACCTTCACCTCCGCGTGTGGTGATTATCAAGCAAGTCGTTGGATGACCTTATGCCAACTCACACTTGAACGGGTGCAACTCGAAGCACCCGTTCAAGGGCTAACGCTCAAAATTGAGCGTAGCGGCGAACTTGAGGCCAACGCACAAGATTTATTTTGTGGTCATCAAGGGCAACAAAGTGAGCTAGAACTCATTGCATTGTTGCAAGCCAAATTAGGTAAGGAGCAAGTACGAAAAATTGCACGAACCGATGATCCTAGGCCAGAAAAAGCCACTGTATTGTGTGCTCCAACTCATGCCCCGTCTCAAATACGCCGTGTAACGCGGCTACGACCGAGCCTTATGTTGCCAGAACCAGAATCGTTAACAGAAAAAGTCACCTTAATACAGGGACCAGAGCGACTGGTGACCGGTTGGTGGGATGGCGATAGTGTTATTCGTGATTACTTTGTTGCTCGAAGCCAGCAAGGCCGGTGGCTATGGGTATTCCGCGATCAAGACAAACATTGGTTTCTTCATGGTCAATTCAGTTAA
- the imuA gene encoding translesion DNA synthesis-associated protein ImuA, producing the protein MYELIEHLKNKQWVWQGSYHQTTQEFFSTGFRLLDEKLQGGFPKQGVVEVDSPSGIGELRLLMPHLRQNQQQRLSVFIQPPGYLCAEQLESEGLDRNHILFINPKTDREALWAAEQCLKSGACDNVLLWHSELEVHQARRLQVASETGRCLQFLFKAQRKHVFSLPVSLSLRLQPHEQGLEISITKRRGGWPHSSFILDMSERWPSLSLQRKTPVVIPFPMQKQG; encoded by the coding sequence ATGTATGAATTGATTGAGCATCTGAAAAATAAACAGTGGGTTTGGCAAGGGTCATACCATCAAACCACGCAAGAATTCTTCTCCACTGGCTTTCGTCTGTTGGATGAAAAATTACAAGGTGGTTTTCCTAAACAAGGTGTTGTTGAGGTGGACTCCCCTTCAGGCATTGGCGAACTACGCTTGCTCATGCCACACCTTCGCCAAAATCAACAACAACGGTTGAGCGTATTTATTCAGCCGCCAGGTTATCTTTGCGCTGAACAACTCGAAAGCGAAGGGCTCGATCGTAACCACATTCTCTTTATCAACCCCAAAACTGACCGTGAAGCGTTATGGGCAGCAGAACAGTGCCTAAAAAGCGGTGCCTGTGACAATGTATTGCTGTGGCATTCAGAGCTTGAGGTGCATCAGGCGCGTAGGCTTCAGGTTGCCAGTGAGACTGGGCGCTGCTTACAGTTTCTATTCAAAGCTCAGCGCAAGCATGTGTTTTCACTTCCCGTAAGTTTAAGCCTTCGATTACAACCCCATGAACAGGGACTCGAGATCAGTATCACCAAGCGGCGTGGTGGTTGGCCACACAGCAGCTTTATTTTAGACATGAGTGAGCGCTGGCCTTCGCTGTCATTACAGCGCAAAACGCCCGTCGTTATTCCTTTTCCCATGCAAAAACAAGGCTAA
- a CDS encoding YciK family oxidoreductase, translated as MEYSVSEQALKDKVILVTGAGDGIGKQAALSYAQHGATVILLGRTVKKLEQTYDEIEAAGYPQAAIIPLDMKGATKQNYLDMVDTIEAQFGRLDGVLHNASLLGVISPFDQIGEDTYDDVMQVNVKAQFMMTQAVLPLLKKSDDARLVFTSSTVGHDGRAFWGTYAMSKFATEGMMQVLADELSDSSVRVNAINPGGTRTGMRAKAYPAEDAELLKTPLDIMPLYLYLMAPEGRDVHGQCIDAQPKK; from the coding sequence GTGGAGTATTCAGTTTCTGAACAAGCCCTCAAGGACAAAGTAATCTTAGTCACTGGTGCAGGTGACGGCATCGGCAAACAGGCAGCATTGTCATATGCACAACATGGGGCAACCGTTATTCTTCTTGGCCGCACAGTGAAAAAGCTGGAACAAACCTACGATGAAATTGAAGCGGCTGGTTACCCACAAGCAGCGATCATCCCACTGGATATGAAAGGGGCAACCAAACAAAATTACCTCGATATGGTCGATACCATCGAAGCACAGTTTGGCCGCTTAGATGGCGTGTTACACAATGCCAGCTTACTTGGTGTGATCAGCCCATTTGATCAAATTGGCGAAGATACTTATGACGATGTCATGCAGGTCAACGTTAAAGCTCAGTTTATGATGACTCAAGCGGTGTTACCTTTATTGAAAAAATCAGACGACGCTCGCCTTGTGTTCACCTCTTCAACGGTTGGTCATGACGGCCGTGCTTTTTGGGGCACTTACGCTATGTCTAAATTTGCAACCGAAGGCATGATGCAAGTTCTGGCAGATGAACTGAGCGACTCCAGCGTACGCGTTAATGCAATTAATCCAGGTGGCACCCGTACGGGAATGCGTGCTAAAGCCTACCCAGCAGAAGATGCTGAGTTGTTAAAAACACCACTGGATATCATGCCACTTTACCTTTATTTGATGGCGCCAGAAGGCCGTGATGTACATGGCCAGTGCATTGATGCGCAGCCAAAGAAATAA
- the sohB gene encoding protease SohB: MEFLLDYGLFLAKIVTVVVALVAILVIAKAVSGKSGGAKGELEITNLTEAHKQTVEQLEHHLHDDAFIKARDKAEKKSEKEKNKAREKEIKQASKEGALDSKREPHLFVLDFNGSIDAKEVAALREEVTAILAVAREGDEVLLRLESGGGMVHGYGLASSQLDRIKAAGLPLTIAVDKVAASGGYMMACIADKIVSAPFAIVGSIGVIAQLPNFNKLLKKHDIEFEQLTAGEYKRTLTMFGENTDKAREKFKQELEETHGLFKDFIRERRPELELDKVATGEHWFGTQAHELGLVDEIKTSDDIVVEACKDKTVLAIHYVAKKKLADKLAGVAGEAADNVLMKLISRGQRPIV; this comes from the coding sequence TTGGAATTTTTATTGGACTATGGCCTGTTTTTGGCCAAGATTGTGACCGTCGTGGTCGCGCTTGTAGCGATTTTGGTGATTGCCAAAGCGGTTAGCGGAAAAAGCGGTGGTGCGAAAGGTGAATTGGAAATCACCAACCTGACGGAAGCGCATAAACAGACAGTAGAGCAATTAGAACATCACCTTCATGATGACGCCTTTATTAAAGCGCGAGATAAAGCAGAAAAGAAAAGCGAGAAAGAAAAAAATAAGGCTCGCGAAAAAGAGATCAAGCAAGCTTCAAAAGAAGGTGCCTTGGACAGTAAGCGTGAACCACACCTGTTCGTTCTCGATTTCAATGGCAGTATTGATGCAAAAGAAGTTGCAGCGCTGCGTGAAGAAGTGACGGCGATTTTAGCTGTGGCACGAGAAGGGGATGAAGTATTACTTCGCCTTGAGTCTGGTGGTGGTATGGTCCATGGCTATGGTTTGGCTTCTTCTCAGCTTGACCGCATTAAAGCGGCTGGCCTGCCTTTGACGATTGCCGTTGATAAAGTTGCTGCGAGTGGTGGTTACATGATGGCGTGTATCGCCGATAAAATTGTGTCTGCACCGTTTGCTATTGTTGGCTCAATTGGTGTGATTGCTCAGTTGCCAAACTTTAACAAGTTACTGAAAAAACATGATATTGAGTTTGAACAACTGACGGCTGGCGAATACAAACGTACTTTAACTATGTTTGGTGAGAACACAGACAAAGCTCGTGAGAAGTTCAAACAAGAACTGGAAGAGACGCATGGTTTATTTAAAGACTTTATTCGTGAGCGTCGTCCTGAGCTGGAACTAGATAAAGTTGCAACGGGTGAGCATTGGTTTGGTACCCAAGCACATGAACTTGGTCTTGTGGATGAAATCAAAACATCGGACGACATCGTTGTAGAAGCGTGTAAAGACAAAACCGTATTAGCGATTCATTACGTTGCGAAGAAGAAACTGGCTGACAAGCTAGCCGGTGTTGCTGGTGAGGCCGCTGATAACGTACTGATGAAACTAATTAGTCGCGGTCAACGACCTATCGTTTAA
- the rrtA gene encoding rhombosortase: protein MNLYLLLSVISLICLGLQFEPLATLSEWNRHALNQGEWWRILTGNFTHTNFPHLGMNLAGLWVISYIFKPSTKALLFALFTTSLGVGFAIFLSNMNIYVGLSGVLHGLFGYFAIQEVIQGRKSSWLLLIGLAAKVLWEQFAGPSASTAALIEARVAVEAHLAGAVTGVLFALIEKRLSLLDRR from the coding sequence GTGAATTTGTATCTTCTGTTATCCGTTATCAGCTTAATTTGTTTAGGCTTACAGTTCGAGCCATTGGCTACATTGAGTGAATGGAATCGTCACGCTCTAAACCAAGGAGAGTGGTGGCGCATCCTAACAGGAAATTTCACCCACACCAACTTTCCGCACCTTGGAATGAATCTCGCGGGGCTTTGGGTCATCAGCTATATTTTCAAACCTTCAACGAAAGCGCTGTTGTTTGCCTTATTCACCACCAGCCTTGGTGTTGGCTTTGCCATTTTCCTATCCAATATGAACATCTACGTTGGATTATCTGGTGTACTGCATGGGCTGTTTGGCTATTTTGCCATTCAAGAGGTGATTCAAGGACGCAAAAGCAGTTGGTTGCTTCTCATTGGTCTTGCGGCAAAAGTATTATGGGAACAGTTTGCTGGCCCGTCAGCCTCCACAGCCGCATTAATTGAGGCAAGAGTTGCGGTTGAAGCTCATCTTGCTGGCGCTGTCACTGGGGTATTATTTGCATTAATAGAAAAACGCCTGTCACTACTGGACAGGCGTTAG
- a CDS encoding tRNA-uridine aminocarboxypropyltransferase has protein sequence MSRYCTQCGKPHNACICQWIKSLPSNVELIILQHPSETKRPMGTARILTLSLPNSHCFVGEDFSQHAELNALLNQADMQHFVLYPGENAIEVNEGFSHTDEKVALRVILLDGTWKKAYKMWQLSTNLHALPLLKLPSNLAGNYRIRKAPSDNALSTVEAGFHILSLLQPEQDFTPLLHAFDQMIEYQIQQMPAGVFERNYQKN, from the coding sequence ATGTCTCGATATTGTACTCAGTGTGGAAAACCACACAATGCCTGCATTTGCCAATGGATAAAAAGCTTACCATCGAATGTAGAGCTGATTATTTTACAGCATCCGAGTGAAACAAAACGACCCATGGGTACCGCTCGAATACTGACTTTATCTCTGCCAAATAGCCATTGCTTTGTTGGAGAAGACTTTAGTCAACATGCTGAGCTAAATGCATTGCTAAATCAAGCGGATATGCAGCACTTTGTGTTGTATCCGGGAGAGAATGCGATTGAAGTGAATGAGGGGTTTAGTCACACGGATGAAAAGGTGGCTTTGCGGGTTATTTTACTTGATGGAACGTGGAAAAAAGCATACAAGATGTGGCAGCTATCAACCAATCTTCATGCTTTACCATTGCTCAAGTTGCCGAGTAATCTTGCAGGGAATTACCGTATTCGAAAAGCACCGAGTGATAACGCACTTTCTACCGTGGAAGCGGGTTTCCATATTTTAAGTTTGTTACAACCTGAGCAAGATTTTACACCGCTTCTACATGCTTTTGATCAGATGATCGAATACCAAATCCAACAGATGCCCGCTGGTGTTTTTGAACGCAATTATCAGAAAAACTAG